A DNA window from Brassica napus cultivar Da-Ae chromosome C1, Da-Ae, whole genome shotgun sequence contains the following coding sequences:
- the LOC125580695 gene encoding cysteine-rich receptor-like protein kinase 11 yields MDQTQGNTSKIAGTYAYMSPEYAMQGQFSMKSDIYSFGVLVLEIISGKKNSGLYQMDETSTAGNLVNNAWRLWRNVSPLELVDPTIGGNYQSNEVTRCIHIALLCVQDNPDDRPMLSTIILMLTSNTITLPLPRLPSCFPHRMNKLDQLSEGYDSSQSTGQRSVGYSGSDVTISDLEPR; encoded by the exons ATGGACCAAACTCAAGGCAATACTAGCAAAATTGCTGGAACCTA CGCTTACATGTCTCCCGAGTATGCAATGCAAGGTCAGTTCTCCATGAAGTCTGACATTTACAGCTTTGGAGTCTTAGTTCTCGAGATTATAAGCGGCAAGAAAAACAGTGGCCTCTACCAGATGGATGAAACTAGTACTGCTGGAAATTTGGTCAACAAT GCCTGGAGGCTTTGGAGAAATGTGTCACCTCTAGAGCTGGTGGATCCGACAATTGGAGGGAATTATCAGAGTAATGAAGTCACCAGATGCATCCATATTGCACTCTTATGTGTTCAAGATAATCCAGATGACCGTCCAATGTTATCAACTATCATCTTGATGCTCACTAGTAACACAATCACTCTACCACTGCCTCGCCTTCCGAGTTGTTTCCCGCATCGCATGAACAAACTGGACCAACTATCTGAAGGATACGATTCAAGTCAATCCACAGGTCAAAGATCCGTTGGTTATTCTGGTAGTGACGTGACGATTTCTGATTTAGAGCCTCGTTGA